The DNA segment TCCtaggcaaaggatacttattcttaatagtcaccttattgagttgttggtagtctatgcacaaccttatcgatccatctttctttttcatgaataaaacaggagcaccccaaggtgaagagCTCGGTCTTGTAAAACCTTTGTCACTCAATTCTTACAACTATGATTTTAACTCCTTCAACTCAGTAGGGGAAATTCTGTATAGAGTAATAGAAATAGGCATCGTTCCCGGTACTAGCTCCATAccgaattccacctctctaaCAGGAGGTAACCCTGGtaactcttctgggaacacatccggatattcgtGGACTATCAGTACcgactcaatcttcaattcagattcttgagTATTCAATATGAACgcaaggtaagcttcatatcctttccttatatacctttgagccatcatTGAAGTAATCACAGCCGACTGTGCATTCAACTCATTCGAATCAACCCGGAGAATGTCATCATCTGAACATTTTAATTCCATGAACTTGCTACTGCAATTTACTATCACATCATGGACGGTCAACCAATcaataccaagtattacatcaaattcgtcaaatggcaaAAGTATAAGATTTTCCGGAAAACAATATCCTTGGATcttcaaaggacaattcttacaaactttatctactaataccgacttgcctagagggttcgacACCTTAATTACAAATTTTGTTGATTCCACAAACatgttcatgctagacaccaatttcatgcatatgtAGGAATAGGTCGATCCCGGCTCAATTAAGGCAATGTCATGAGTattatgaagagaaaatgtacccgtaatgacaTCGGGAGTTGAAGCTTCCTCTATAGTGCGTATCACATAAGTCCTCACCGGGGCTCGAGCCTCTAATTTTGCAGTCGTATCCTTGACAGCAATTTGACTACCACTTGCACTTCCAGGATGTCGTGGTGGTCTACCTCAAGGATTAGGAACATTAGACTTTGTGGCTAAATCCACCTTTTTATCAGCTCGTTCTGGGCAGTATTTAAGGAAGTGATCAAGGGAACCACATCTACAACATGCCCCACTCTTCATTCGGCATTCCCCAAAATGAAACTTCTTATAGATCTTACATCTCAACTTTTGATCATCTAtactccccacactagttacctTAGGGGAAAAAGACCTTGGGTTGTGTCATTCAGAGCTTCTTATTTTGCCCGAATATCCCACTGATGCAGTGGAGCATTCTTGTTGACTCTTCGATTTCTTTGTAGGAAAAGAGTGCATTCTGCCGCTAGATCTCTTACTCAAAGCTCTAGCTTCTCCCTTTGCTCACTTTCTTTCATTATTCAGTTCCtcagccttcttggctcgatcggctAACGTAGCCAACTCTCTTATTTTAAGAATCCCGATTAATAGTTTGATTTCTTTATTCAGACCTTCTTCGAATCGCTTACACATTTCCGCCTCCGATTGGACCCACTCacttgcatactgacttagtctcACGAACTCTCGTTCGTATTCTGACACGATTTTGTTTCCTTGTTTGGGTTCCAGGAACTTCTTCCACTTCTAGTCCAAGAACCTTTGGCTGATATACTTCATCCTAAATTCcgcttggaagaattcccatgtgatacTTTCTCTCGGGGCTACTaaggatacggtcttccaccaatggtatgtagTGTCC comes from the Gossypium hirsutum isolate 1008001.06 chromosome A06, Gossypium_hirsutum_v2.1, whole genome shotgun sequence genome and includes:
- the LOC107963329 gene encoding uncharacterized protein → MCKRFEEGLNKEIKLLIGILKIRELATLADRAKKAEELNNERKPPRHPGSASGSQIAVKDTTAKLEARAPIQGYCFPENLILLPFDEFDVILGIDWLTVHDVIVNCSSKFMELKCSDDDILRVDSNELNAQSAVITSMMAQRYIRKGYEAYLAFILNTQESELKIESVLIVHEYPDVFPEELPGLPPVREVEFGMELALRDRQLYAKFGNSEFWLQEVRFLDHIVSGDGIQVDPNKISAIVEWKPPKNVAEIRSFWA